One window of the Vigna radiata var. radiata cultivar VC1973A chromosome 1, Vradiata_ver6, whole genome shotgun sequence genome contains the following:
- the LOC106760180 gene encoding uncharacterized protein LOC106760180 has protein sequence MATTNQTSSLPVPIFTGENYDFWSVKMKTFFRSQDIWDIIEEGFTIQKDTSTLTTTQKKELKENKQKDSRALFILQQAVDDTIFPRIIGATSAKQAWNTIQEEFQGSDEVRNVKLHSLRREFELLRMKESETIKDYYSRIKEIVSQIKAYGENILDKKMVEKILISIPQKYDVIATAIEQTKDLATLSVTQLMGSLEAYEQRLKRHEEDSVENAF, from the coding sequence ATGGCTACtaccaatcaaacatcatcacttcCAGTACCTATTTTCACaggagaaaattatgatttctgGAGTGTCAAAATGAAGACATTCTTCCGCTCTCAAGATATATGGGACATCATAGAAGAAGGATTCACTATTCAAAAAGACACCTCCACTCTTACTACAACTCAAAAGAAAGAGTTGAAGGAAAACAAACAGAAGGATTCAAGGGCTTTATTTATTCTTCAACAAGCAGTTGATGACACAATTTTTCCAAGGATAATTGGTGCCACAAGTGCAAAACAAGCTTGGAACACAATACAAGAGGAGTTTCAAGGAAGTGACGAGGTACGCAATGTTAAACTTCATTCTCTAAGACGAGAGTTTGAATtattaagaatgaaagaatCTGAGACCATCAAAGACTACTAttctagaataaaagaaatagttagtCAGATCAAAGCCTATGGGGAAAATATTCTTGACAAAAAGATggttgagaaaattttaatttcaattcccCAAAAATATGATGTAATCGCAACTGCGATTGAACAAACAAAAGATTTGGCTACATTGTCAGTAACACAACTAATGGGCTCTCTTGAAGCTTAtgaacaaagattgaaaaggCATGAAGAAGACTCGGTTGAAAATGCCTTttga
- the LOC106766552 gene encoding trypsin inhibitor DE-3 gives MKFMTFLSLFLLCAFTSNLPSASAVLVDTDGNPIENGAVYFITPIIITGNGGGVEFAATGNETCPLSVIQNPNPFSNGFPVHISSPLRIRFIGEGTILTLGFLFVPPCAPTPSLWTPVKGEEEELPVKLTGYDNTVKGWFKIQSVPVDIGGYNILFCPLDSTSCGYVGIQFDAARNRHLVITQKADAALWVRFQRLLSASSAISLHEPSLLLKSHA, from the coding sequence ATGAAGTTTATGACCTTCCTCTCTCTGTTTCTACTTTGTGCCTTCACATCGAACCTTCCTTCAGCCAGCGCTGTTCTGGTGGACACTGACGGTAATCCTATTGAAAATGGTGCCGTATATTTTATAACGCCAATTATAATAACTGGCAATGGGGGTGGGGTAGAATTTGCGGCAACCGGAAACGAAACTTGTCCTTTGTCCGTTATCCAAAATCCCAATCCTTTTTCTAACGGCTTTCCTGTACACATTTCATCTCCATTAAGAATCCGTTTTATAGGTGAAGGCACTATTTTGACCTTGGGATTCCTTTTTGTGCCTCCGTGTGCTCCCACCCCGTCTCTGTGGACTCCTGTGAAGGGTGAGGAAGAGGAACTCCCTGTTAAACTTACTGGGTACGATAACACAGTAAAAGGTTGGTTTAAGATTCAGAGTGTTCCAGTTGACATTGGGGGCTACAACATCTTGTTCTGTCCTCTCGATAGTACTTCATGTGGCTATGTTGGGATTCAGTTTGATGCTGCTAGAAACAGACATTTGGTGATCACCCAGAAAGCGGACGCAGCCTTATGGGTTCGGTTTCAGAGACTGTTGTCGGCATCATCTGCAATTTCTCTGCATGAACCATCACTGCTCCTAAAAAGTCATGCGTAG
- the LOC106760201 gene encoding uncharacterized protein LOC106760201: protein MGELTYFLGLQVKQTKDGIFIHQSKYCNDLLKRFKMLDCKDAATPMATNCYLDLDEAWKNVDQKLYRGMIGPLLYLTASRLDIMHSVCLYARFQSAPKESHLTIVKRILKYLKGTKGLGLWYPNGTKTFLNGYSDSDFGGCKLDRKSTSGTCHLLGSSLISCHSKKQACVALSTTEAGYIAAGSCCAESL from the coding sequence atgggtgaatTAACATACTTCCTTGGTTTACAAGTCAAGCAAACTAAGGATGGAATCTTCATTCACCAATCCAAATACTGTAATGATTTGCTGAAAAGATTCAAAATGCTGGACTGCAAAGATGCTGCAACTCCCATGGCAACAAATTGTTACTTGGATCTTGATGAGGCCTGGAAAAATGTTGATCAAAAATTGTATAGAGGTATGATTGGACCACTTCTTTATCTTACTGCTAGTAGGCTTGACATAATGCACAGTGTTTGTCTCTATGCTAGATTTCAATCTGcacctaaagaatcacatcttacaattgtaaaaagaattttaaagtaccTTAAAGGTACCAAAGGCCTTGGACTATGGTATCCAAATGGCACAAAAACTTTTCTAAATGGCTatagtgattctgattttggaggtTGCAAACTAGACAGAAAAAGCACTAGTGGCACATGTCACTTACTTGGATCATCATTGATTTCTTgtcattcaaagaaacaagcatgtgtggcTTTATCTACCACAGAAGCTGGGTACATAGCAGCAGGAAGTTGTTGTGCAGAGTCTCTTTAG